The Macaca fascicularis isolate 582-1 chromosome 1, T2T-MFA8v1.1 genome includes a window with the following:
- the FNDC7 gene encoding fibronectin type III domain-containing protein 7 encodes MSNRMAGGRETRLTLIGFLLICMKMVASAKSAPEIPTIDQAYSKISNSITVEWATVPGATSYLLTAEDGDTVIETMVANSPGTVTGLKAATLYEITIRSISAAGRSQASPPKQAKTVLAAPILEVSSPSSDSILVQWEAVYMAIGFSVSIMQANGLGSIWKENTTNTSLTFTSLEAGTLYTIKAYAWNANGIPGDDSTCNQRTSPRAPANIQVSFDSGALKASFSWALAEGAFNYTVMALSDSSELTCSTAFSSCTISSLQCGTEYLISVSASNDAGSSKSSSTVTLKTVACAPGRVTIQEDPPGHLSVAWSNVDLGDYYVVFVKSDDGLEVHCNTSLTECNFLSECGFTYFVSVFAYNKAGQSPLGDIFNYTTAPCCPSDINPVLVSSDRVEIVWSPVRGAELYETKAADGYNTVECNDTVPACTLSALECDTKYNITVYSFSEVRGSNMSCTPQFITTAPCSPEIKNVSRDAFSTINVHWQSTNDDATYTVTAQGEKGLYQCSSMGESCTMRGLPCGSVFSVTAVAETQAGRSLPSYSVPLETVPCCPTGLTVTQITQSVINVSWTIGRVAQTHVAVLESHTGQSKCHTHQNYCLLGCITCGVNYTVTLKAISATGLTADCSYQSYFSGACCPLGVKLYRLGSNGIRIYWQASRGSASYSTDLYGSKGIFTCTPSAGLSFCDVTEIPCGDVYTVMVSPVAETGLKLTFCPKKIYSVTCSGSTLGMVIYRGKRNEE; translated from the exons ATGTCCAACAGGATGGCTGGTGGACGGGAGACACGTTTGACTTTGATTGGATTCCTTCTTATCTGTATGAAAATG GTTGCTTCAGCAAAATCAG CTCCTGAAATACCCACTATTGATCAGGCATATTCAAAAATCAGCAACAGTATCACTGTAGAATGGGCTACAGTGCCGGGTGCCACCAGTTACCTCCTCACAGCTGAAGACGGGGACACAGTCATTGAAACAATGGTGGCCAATTCCCCAGGCACTGTGACGGGACTAAAGGCTGCAACCTTGTATGAAATCACCATCAGATCCATCAGTGCTGCTGGGAGAAGCCAGGCATCACCTCCAAAGCAGGCAAAGACAG tgttgGCTGCACCAATTCTTGAAGTAAGCTCTCCAAGTTCAGACTCCATTCTTGTGCAGTGGGAAGCTGTATATATGGCAATTGGATTCTCTGTGTCCATTATGCAAGCCAATGGCTTGGGGAGTATATGGaaagagaatactacaaacacctcctTGACATTCACCAGTTTAGAAGCCGGGACTCTCTACACCATAAAGGCCTATGCATGGAATGCCAACGGAATCCCTGGGGACGACTCCACCTGCAATCAAAGAACAA GTCCTCGGGCCCCTGCCAACATTCAAGTCTCTTTCGATAGTGGAGCTCTGAAGGCATCTTTTTCATGGGCACTGGCAGAAGGAGCTTTCAATTATACTGTGATGGCTTTGAGTGACTCTTCAGAGCTGACCTGCAGCACAGCTTTCAGTTCCTGCACCATCTCTTCCCTCCAGTGTGGAACTGAATACTTGATTTCAGTTTCAGCAAGTAATGATGCTGGATCTAGCAAATCATCTTCAACAGTGACCCTGAAAACTG TTGCTTGTGCACCTGGAAGAGTGACAATCCAAGAAGATCCCCCCGGCCACCTGTCTGTGGCTTGGTCCAATGTAGATCTGGGTGACTACTATGTGGTCTTTGTGAAGAGTGATGACGGCTTGGAAGTACACTGCAACACATCTCTCACTGAGTGCAATTTCTTATCTGAGTGTGGCTTCACCTATTTTGTTAGTGTTTTTGCCTATAACAAGGCAGGGCAAAGTCCTTTGGGTGACATATTCAATTATACCACAG CTCCCTGTTGCCCTAGTGACATTAACCCCGTGTTGGTGTCCAGTGACAGAGTTGAGATTGTGTGGTCTCCCGTCCGTGGTGCCGAACTGTATGAAACCAAGGCTGCAGATGGGTACAACACGGTTGAGTGCAATGACACTGTTCCCGCGTGCACCCTTTCGGCTCTAGAGTGTGACACCAAGTACAACATCACGGTGTATTCATTCAGTGAAGTCCGAGGCAGCAATATGTCATGTACTCCCCAGTTCATAACCACAG CTCCTTGCAGtcctgaaataaaaaatgtttcaagGGATGCATTCTCCACGATTAACGTGCACTGGCAATCCACTAATGATGACGCTACTTACACTGTGACTGCCCAGGGGGAGAAAGGACTATATCAGTGCAGCAGCATGGGAGAGTCCTGTACCATGCGGGGCTTGCCCTGTGGCTCAGTGTTCTCTGTCACTGCTGTGGCTGAAACACAGGCAGGACGGAGCCTGCCCAGCTACAGTGTGCCCCTGGAAACAG TGCCGTGCTGTCCAACTGGTCTGACAGTAACTCAAATCACCCAGTCAGTAATCAACGTGAGCTGGACTATTGGGAGAGTGGCTCAAACCCATGTTGCAGTTCTGGAGTCACACACTGGACAGTCTAAGTGTCACACTCATCAAAACTACTGCCTCCTGGGATGCATCACATGTGGCGTCAATTACACAGTGACATTAAAAGCAATTAGCGCCACAGGGTTGACTGCGGATTGCTCCTACCAAAGTTATTTCTCTG GTGCCTGCTGCCCTTTGGGGGTGAAATTATATAGGCTGGGCTCTAACGGCATCCGGATCTACTGGCAAGCCTCCAGGGGCTCTGCCAGTTACAGCACTGACCTCTACGGCTCCAAAGGCATTTTCACGTGCACCCCGAGTGCTGGCCTCAGTTTCTGTGATGTCACTGAGATACCCTGTGGGGATGTATACACTGTGATGGTCTCACCAGTTGCTGAAACAGGATTGAAGCTTACTTTCTGTccaaaaaaaatatattcag TAACTTGCTCTGGAAGTACACTTGGAATGG TGATTTATAGAgggaagagaaatgaagaatga